A stretch of Solea senegalensis isolate Sse05_10M linkage group LG10, IFAPA_SoseM_1, whole genome shotgun sequence DNA encodes these proteins:
- the vwf gene encoding von Willebrand factor isoform X1, with product MKMSMWRCVREICVLLHLTACVAGMTGRCSLFGRHHVHTFDGVLYEFPGDCSYLLAGDCSHRAFTLLGDFVNGRRTGVTLYLGDAFELHLSVNGQLTQGDQRLSLPYASHAVFVGSELGFYKLWSEEFGFTITIDNSANIALTLTKHHRNRTCGLCGNFNSVPADEYTAQEGFLTENSYDFANSWVVKGAEQSCQRISKPSQTCNDTKQTPEIMSSCSMLQTSSVFLHCAHVVAPEAFLLLCQEEACHCDRKGGEDCYCPILLEYARTCHAHGILLQGWQEESQCFPKCPIGMQYSECTKSCSTTCHSLNIQEVCKEECVDGCTCPVGKVLDGNRCVEVSQCSCVHMGRHFPPGSTISQDCNTCVCRDGSWECTNEGCPGECLVVGQSHFKTFDNKFFTFTGHCQYLLARDCTDSGFSVVIENVQCADDQDAVCTRSVTLNLPTLEDMTVKLKHGGVVSVNSMDIQTPLHHGRLHIQRSVQASVRVKFGDDLRLDWDGRGRVLLKLGPRWAGQTCGLCGNFNGNQGDDFLSGSGLVEAGPQAFGQSWRINGNCESMSRHERDACASNPKRVHFAEEACATIMSDVFTPCHFLVNPAHFQRFCRYDVCACEDGAECLCSALSAYAAACAAKGVLLNWRSPSLCALECPEGQVYEACGSLCDRTCRALSGAEADCDSERLCEEGCFCPTGKYLSDTGECVTADECTCLHNGQLYQPSDVYADQNSICYCENGFMRCTSSETSNLLSDLFYDDDLAPSRDRRSAQCPPPLMRTECNAGEKGLECARTCQNLDLPCVSLACIPGCLCPPGTVRHRRDCIAPERCPCYHNNRPYASGQTISVDCNTCVCENRRWRCTEKLCDGVCHTLGEGHYITFDGFKYSFPGLCQYVLVQDMCNGEEGSFRVLVENEACGIVGHRCAKAITVFYHGGLIVLQHGEVKMKRPVLQGSQVEIVRSGQFYTLLLGKHISLSWDQGTRVMVHISASYRGRVCGLCGNFDGNVNNDLISSNNQLEVDPPHFGNSWKVVPSCADVTQIPAPCSDNIVKLVTVEQSCRVITGPLFRECNSEVDAEPYVDMCVEAACSCSSVGDCACFCDVIAAYAQVCSQSGVSVTWRSNDLCPMSCEELNPRNPSTGEELCQWRYNACGPACPITCQHPDPLQCSLTCVEGCHPSCPPGQLLDEVALRCVAPSQCQVCIHEGQRISHGNKVILNHNNPEFCKICHCDNNTLTCDPCTSLNDITTPAPTPSYATFTTLPFTTLMPEGTCDRAMDLAFLLDGSAALSKEEFQETKEFILGVIERFRMGSAHTRATVLLYHSGVKTYDLQVQKWLFKKTVRELHYTGGDAAFLDEAVKYLVINIYDKNKRPNAGRVAIILTASSNPRPVRSIVKMLRKKSITTLTVVLSPGVNMGQINDITKTSPENRAYVLSSTAELSDRLLDLTDYLCTLGMEPEVPNTQPTVGKARQTTTTTAQIPPLGPNPTLHITSTPTPATPSTASPFTTSPSSSPPVKDVTFILEGSDSVGDVNFNKSLIFLNEVVSQLAEKEEVIRITVIQYSVTVTVEISRWEVRRQKTLLLDRLRQIRWRGGSKTNTGLAVTTTLEETIVTQPSQGPTPPQLVFLVTENPPTDTVTRPPSSTSHTQVYPIGVGTKVRETDLLPFSFPRRPVIVDDYNRLTTLVPHVVNITRTAVWPRSPTITPLVSPTLSSLPPSVPCKKPVDVLFLLKAGNQCEDMKTFIQAFIKNADIGLNSTQVSVVQYGVTNKAEFTWKVEQSKSHLLDLVESIESGTSAAPALGSALRFAVQLSISSVSGGRLGVAKAVVMLVTDKSADDVTEAVNEALAAGVSVFPIGVGPHYDRNELGVLGRHGNQDNTLHLNSMDQLRMLLTLDHGFTERICRAGPPGVCVDDNGNERKPGESWLLEDGCHSLLCHPSGAVTVQNHKVSCDRLEPPACRNNIPPLRVQETCGCHWECPCMCMGSSTNHVVRFDGLALRLDGEGRCSYTLLTVSRGTNKGSEVKLHSGPCQNPESYNQVCMKVMEVIHGSHTLLLKDDMTAVIDDEELALPWRYNGLELVRYGGVMLQLKSDHGYVLTFTPQSNEFTITLPSSSTTSHTAGLCGACGEEQVNVLSLRNGNTTTDQAAFTSDWTVAVDGSVCLPKRKLVCSSAVTMGCQALRLEAFERCHAHIPVQVFLSKCEEQACEESDVCELIAAYARLCRQRGICVNWRSPHLCPLSCPSSMEYDACRTGCVEDCGSIQTLRGDFSVARGNNSSCMDTPTEGCFCTGGTILHNGQCVFPEACRQCVDHHGHKYRYMQSWVPDESPCLICMCLDQQRINCTARPCNDVRPPVCGPCEILKEDRESKCCPQYKCVCDRVNCELPEAPRCEDGQTAVLKNPGECQPVHECVCKKEECTLQAPPACPVHRQLSVTKTKCCDVFECVCSCTNSTRTCPLGFITSSSTNDCSCTETTCLPDKVCVVGGVVHPVGSEWVEGCEKCSCTLLQDKETDLHIAQCTPPVCDRTCPRGSTYTPSKGQCCGKCTPTSCVESKGEMRGDMLIGGNLRHVGEVWQSPHDKCVLHECVRVKDEVFISAANVSCSAVDTPSCPLGSELRCDIIDCCPHCHCAPMDVCVLNNTVIGAGERLMVDVCTHCVCTVEDGAVRKHRVSCRRISCPTCPMGYSLQKEEDACCGHCVATACFISKPNGEVMSVQVNSTHEEGCNLYTCGVNSKGDLVLQTRVTTCPPFNRQTCLDEGGKVSHIGTTCCEMCTEPPCRKTVGTLNYIRVDDCQSENQIEMHYCEGKCHSKSMYSLERAAVEQECVCCSAVETEPLSVPVLCANGTRSHHTVLSVSACDCLSKHCT from the exons ATGAAG ATGTCTATGTGGAGATGTGTGCGAGAAATCTGTGTCCTCCTTCATCTGACAG cctgtgtGGCAGGGATGACGGGGAGGTGCAGCCTGTTCGGACGACACCATGTTCACACGTTTGATGGAGTTTTGTATGAGTTTCCTGGAGACTGCAGTTATCTGCTGGCTGGGGACTGCAGCCATCGCGCCTTCACACTCCTGG GTGATTTTGTCAATGGCAGAAGAACAGGAGTCACACTGTATCTGGGAGACGCCTTTGAGTTGCACCTGTCCGTCAATGGCCAGCTCACACAAGGAGATCAAAG ATTATCTCTGCCCTATGCATCTCATGCTGTGTTTGTGGGCTCTGAGCTGGGCTTTTACAAGCTATGGAGTGAGGAGTTTGGCTTCACCATCACCATTGATAATTCAGCCAACATCGCTCTGACACTGACCAAGCACCACAGAAACCGCACCTGTGGCCTCTGTGGAAACTTCAACTCTGTGCCGGCTGACGAATACACTGCTCAAGAGG GTTTTCTAACAGAGAACAGTTATGACTTTGCAAATTCATGGGTGGTTAAGGGTGCGGAGCAGTCATGCCAACGTATCTCAAAGCCCAGCCAAACCTGTAACGACACCAAACAGACTCCAGAG ATCATGTCCAGCTGCAGCATGTTGCAGACCTCCAGCGTTTTCCTGCACTGTGCCCACGTGGTCGCTCCAGAGGCATTCCTGTTGCTGTGTCAGGAGGAGGCGTGTCACTGTGACCGGAAGGGCGGGGAAGACTGCTACTGTCCAATCCTGCTGGAGTACGCCCGCACATGCCACGCCCATGGGATACTTCTGCAAGGCTGGCAGGAGGAGAGCCAGTGCT TCCCCAAGTGTCCTATTGGAATGCAGTACAGTGAATGCACCAAGTCCTGCTCCACAACCTGTCATAGTCTCAACATCCAGGAGGTCTGCAAGGAGGAGTGTGTGGATGGCTGCACATGCCCCG TGGGTAAAGTTCTAGACGGCAACCGCTGCGTGGAGGTTTCTCAGTGTTCCTGTGTACACATGGGACGACATTTCCCTCCAGGATCCACTATCTCCCAGGACTGCAATACCTG tgtgtgtcGTGACGGTTCATGGGAATGCACCAATGAAGGCTGCCCTG GTGAGTGTCTCGTGGTGGGACAGTCTCACttcaagacatttgacaacaagTTTTTCACCTTCACCGGCCACTGTCAGTATCTGCTGGCAAGAGACTGCACTGACAGTGGGTTTTCTGTCGTTATTGAGAATGTACAG tgtgcAGATGATCAGGACGCTGTGTGCACACGCTCAGTGACACTCAACCTGCCAACTCTGGAAGACATGACAGTGAAGCTGAAGCATGGGGGAGTTGTCTCTGTCAACAGCATGGACATCCAGACCCCACTGCATCATG GCCGTCTGCATATCCAGAGATCTGTCCAGGCGTCAGTACGTGTCAAGTTTGGAGACGACCTTCGTCTAGACTGGGACGGGCGGGGCAGGGTGCTGTTAAAG CTGGGACCGAGATGGGCGGGGCAGACCTGTGGTCTCTGTGGTAACTTCAATGGTAACCAAGGAGACGACTTCTTGTCTGGTTCTGGACTGGTGGAGGCAGGTCCTCAGGCGTTTGGACAGTCATGGAGGATCAATGGAAATTGTGAATCCATGTCCAGACATGAGCGTGATGCGTGTGCCTCTAACCCCAAGAGAG TGCACTTTGCAGAGGAGGCGTGTGCGACGATAATGTCTGACGTGTTCACTCCATGCCACTTCCTGGTGAACCCTGCTCACTTCCAGCGATTCTGTCGCTAcgacgtgtgtgcgtgtgaggaCGGAGCGGagtgtctctgctctgctctgtctgcCTATGCTGCTGCCTGTGCTGCAAAAGGAGTGTTGCTCAACTGGAGGTCTCCTTCACTCTGTG CACTGGAATGCCCTGAGGGCCAGGTGTACGAGGCCTGCGGGAGTTTGTGTGACCGGACGTGCCGTGCTCTGTCCGGCGCTGAGGCTGACTGTGACAGCGAGAGGCTGTGTGAGGAAGGCTGTTTCTGCCCCACTGGAAAATACCTGAGCGACACTGGAGAGTGTGTGACCGCGGACGAATGCACCTGCCTGCACAATGGACAGCTCTACCAGCCCAGCGACGTCTACGCGGATCAAAACAGTATTTG CTACTGTGAGAACGGCTTCATGCGCTGCACCTCCTCTGAAACCAGTAACCTGCTGTCTGACCTCTTCTATGATGATGACCTTGCCCCTTCCAGAG ATCGACGGTCAGCCCAGTGTCCTCCTCCATTGATGCGTACCGAGTGTAATGCTGGAGAAAAGGGCTTGGAGTGTGCCCGGACCTGTCAGAACCTGGATCTGCCCTGCGTCAGCCTCGCCTGCATCCCTGGATGCCTCTGTCCTCCTGGCACG GTCCGTCATCGCAGAGACTGCATTGCACCAGAGCGCTGTCCCTGTTACCATAACAACAGGCCATATGCTTCAGGACAGACCATTTCTGTGGACTGCAACACCTG TGTATGTGAGAACAGAAGGTGGCGCTGCACAGAGAAGCTGTGTGATGGCGTGTGCCACACTCTGGGGGAGGGGCATTACATCACATTTGATGGCTTCAAGTACTCCTTCCCTGGCCTCTGCCAATATGTCCTGGTTCAG GATATGTGTAATGGAGAAGAGGGTTCGTTCAGAGTGCTGGTGGAGAATGAAGCCTGTGGAATTGTGGGACATCGCTGCGCTAAAGCCATCACAGTCTTCTACCACGGCGGCTTGATTGTTCTACAACATGGAGAG GTGAAGATGAAGAGGCCGGTTCTGCAGGGCTCACAGGTGGAGATTGTTCGATCTGGTCAGTTTTACACTCTGCTGCTGGGGAAACACATCTCTCTCAGCTGGGACCAGGGAACCCGCGTCATGGTCCACATCTCAGCCTCGTACAGG gGCCgggtgtgtggtttgtgtggtaACTTTGATGGCAACGTCAACAATGACTTGATCAGCAGTAACAACCAGCTGGAAGTGGACCCCCCGCACTTTGGAAATTCCTGGAAAGTCGTTCCCAGCTGTGCTGATGTCACTCAG ATACCAGCTCCATGCAGCGACAACATCGTCAAGTTAGTAACGGTGGAGCAGTCGTGCCGTGTCATCACTGGCCCTCTGTTTAGAGAATGCAACAGCgag GTGGATGCAGAGCCATATGTGGACATGTGTGTGGAGGCAGCATGCTCTTGTTCGTCGGTGGGCGACTGTGCGTGTTTCTGTGATGTCATTGCAGCGTACGCTCAAGTCTGCTCACAGAGCGGCGTATCTGTCACCTGGCGATCCAATGACCTTTGCC ccATGAGCTGTGAGGAGCTAAACCCCAGGAACCCAAGCACAGGAGAGGAGTTATGTCAGTGGAGGTATAACGCTTGTGGCCCTGCCTGTCCAATCACCTGTCAACATCCAGATCCACTCCAGTGTTCACTCACATGTGTGGAAGGCTGTCACCCTTCCTGCCCCCCAG GCCAACTACTGGACGAAGTGGCTCTGCGTTGTGTAGCGCCCTCTCAGTGTCAGGTGTGTATCCACGAGGGTCAGAGAATCTCCCATGGCAACAAGGTCATCCTCAACCACAATAACCCAGAGTTCTGCAAGATATG tCATTGTGACAACAACACCCTCACATGTGACCCATGCACCTCCCTCAATGATATCACCACTCCCGCACCAACGCCCTCCTATGCCACGTTCACAACCCTGCCCTTCACCACCTTGATGCCGGAGGGCACGTGTGACCGTGCCATGGATCTGGCGTTCCTGTTGGACGGTTCAGCAGCCCTGAGCAAGGAAGAATTCCAGGAAACCAAGGAGTTCATACTGGGAGTGATTGAACGATTCCGCATGGGCTCGGCTCACACTCGAGCCACAGTTCTGCTTTACCATTCTGGAGTGAAAACATACGACCTGCAG GTTCAGAAGTGGCTGTTCAAGAAGACTGTGCGTGAGCTGCATTACACCGGAGGTGATGCAGCTTTTTTGGACGAGGCTGTGAAGTATTTGGTCATCAACATCTACGATAAGAACAAGCGGCCGAATGCCGGCCGAGTCGCGATCATCTTGACTGCCAGTAGCAACCCTCGCCCTGTTCGCTCCATCGTCAAGATGCTTCGCAAGAAATCCATCACCACGTTGACTGTGGTGCTGAGTCCTGGTGTGAACATGGGGCAGATTAATGACATCACCAAGACCAGCCCTGAAAACAGAGCGTACGTGCTGAGCAGCACAGCCGAGCTCTCCGATCGTCTGTTGGACTTAACAGATTACCTCTGCACCTTGGGGATGGAGCCTGAGGTGCCAAACACTCAGCCCACTGTGGGTAAAGCTCGGCAGACCACGACAACCACAGCCCAGATTCCTCCTTTGGGGCCAAATCCCACACTACACATTACCAGCACACCTACACCTGCTACACCTTCTACCGCGTCTCCTTTTACCACCTCGCCGTCCTCCTCTCCGCCTGTCAAAGATGTCACATTCATACTGGAGGGCTCTGATTCAGTCGGTGACGTGAACTTTAATAAGTCACTCATCTTCCTGAATGAAGTTGTTTCGCAATTAGCAGAAAAGGAGGAGGTCATCCGCATCACTGTGATCCAGTATTCCGTCACGGTCACCGTGGAGATCAGTCGGTGGGAGGTGAGGAGACAGAAGACGCTGCTGCTGGACAGGTTGAGACAGATTCGTTGGAGGGGTGGAAGTAAGACGAACACAGGCCTGGCCGTCACTACGACTTTAGAGGAAACCATTGTCACTCAGCCTTCACAAGGCCCCACCCCTCCTcagcttgtttttcttgtgaCGGAGAACCCACCCACTGACACAGTGACCCGTCCTCCATCTTCCACCAGTCACACACAAGTGTATCCTATTGGGGTTGGAACAAAAGTGCGTGAGACTGACCTGTTGCCATTCAGCTTCCCTCGACGCCCAGTGATAGTGGACGACTACAACAGGCTGACGACCCTAGTTCCTCATGTAGTCAATATCACACGGACCGCAGTTTGGCCCCGCTCCCCGACAATAACACCACTGGTCTCCCCCACGCTCTCCAGCCTGCCACCCTCAG TGCCGTGTAAGAAGCCCGTGGATGTGTTGTTCCTGCTGAAGGCTGGAAACCAGTGTGAGGACATGAAAACGTTCATCCAAGCCTTCATCAAGAACGCTGACATAG gactGAACAGCACTCAGGTGAGTGTGGTTCAGTATGGAGTCACCAACAAGGCAGAGTTCACCTGGAAGGTTGAGCAGAGCAAATCACACCTACTGGACCTGGTTGAGAGCATTGAGAGCGGGACCAGTGCTGCTCCTGCACTAG GGTCTGCACTGAGGTTTGCCGTGCAGTTGTCCATCTCATCAGTCAGCGGAGGAAGACTGGGTGTGGCCAAGGCTGTGGTGATGCTGGTGACAGACAAATCAGCCGATGATGTGACAGAGGCAGTTAATGAAGCACTGGCAGCAG GTGTGTCAGTGTTCCCCATTGGTGTGGGGCCCCACTATGACAGGAATGAGCTCGGTGTGCTTGGGCGCCATGGCAACCAAGACAACACCTTGCACCTAAACAGCATGGATCAATTACGGATGTTGCTGACTCTGGACCACGGTTTCACAGAGAGGATCTGCAGag CCGGTCCACCAGGAGTGTGTGTCGACGACAATGGAAATGAGAGAAAA ccCGGTGAGTCATGGTTACTGGAGGATGGCTGCCACTCTCTTCTGTGCCATCCTAGTGGGGCAGTGACGGTGCAGAATCACAAAGTCAGCTGTGACAGACTGGAACCACCAGCCTGCAGAAACAACATCCCACCTCTCAGAGTCCAGGAGACCTGCGGCTGCCACTGGGAATGTCCAT gcaTGTGCATGGGCAGCTCCACCAACCATGTGGTGAGGTTTGATGGCTTGGCACTCAGGCTGGATGGGGAGGGCCGGTGCTCCTACACACTGCTCACTGTTAGCAGAGGCACCAAcaaggggtcagaggtcaaacttCACAGTGGACCTTGTCAGAACCCAGAGAGTTACAACCAGGTCTGCATGAAAGTCATGGAAGTGATTCATGGCTcacacacgctgctgctgaAGGATGACATGACG GCAGTGATTGACGACGAGGAGCTGGCGCTGCCGTGGAGATACAACGGCCTGGAGCTGGTGCGTTATGGAGGAGTGATGCTGCAGCTGAAATCAGACCACGGTTACGTCCTGACTTTCACTCCGCAGAGCAACGAGTTCACCATCACACTGCCGAGCTCCTCCACCACCAGCCACACTGCTGGACTCTGTG GTGCGTGTGGGGAGGAGCAGGTTAATGTCCTCTCTTTACGTAACGGCAATACAACCACAGACCAAGCAGCCTTCACCTCAGACTGGACCGTGGCTGTGGACGGCAGTGTTTGTCTGCCAAAGCGGAAGCTGGTATGCTCGTCTGCGGTAACTATGGGATGTCAGGCCCTGCGTTTAGAGGCATTCGAGCGTTGCCATGCACACATTCCCGTTCAGGTGTTCCTCTCCAAGTGTGAGGAGCAGGCGTGTGAGGAGTCAGATGTGTGTGAGCTCATCGCTGCCTATGCACGCCTGTGTAGACAGAGAGGCATATGTGTGAACTGGAGGAGTCCTCACCTCTGTC CGTTATCGTGCCCCAGCTCCATGGAGTATGACGCGTGTCGCACAGGTTGTGTGGAGGACTGTGGCAGCATTCAGACATTGCGGGGTGACTTTTCCGTTGCCAGGGGTAACAACTCATCCTGCATGGACACACCCACTGAGGGCTGTTTCTGCACCGGAGGCACCATTTTGCACAACGGACAGTGTGTATTTCCGGAAGCGTGTAGGCAATGTGTCGACCACCATGGACACAAGTATAGG tatatgcagagTTGGGTGCCAGACGAGAGCCCATGTTTgatttgcatgtgtttggaccAACAACGCATCAACTGCACTGCTCGGCCCTGCAATGACGTCAGAC cTCCAGTGTGTGGACCATGTGAGATCTTGAAGGAGGATAGAGAATCCAAGTGCTGCCCTCAGTATAAATGTG TGTGTGATCGGGTGAACTGCGAGCTGCCTGAGGCGCCGCGCTGTGAGGACGGTCAGACCGCGGTTCTGAAAAACCCGGGGGAATGTCAGCCCGTACACGAGTGTG TCTGCAAAAAAGAAGAGTGCACTCTTCAAGCCCCGCCTGCTTGCCCCGTCCATCGGCAACTGTCGGTGACAAAGACCAAATGCTGcgatgtgtttgagtgtgtgtgcagctgcacCAACTCCACCCGCACCTGTCCTTTAGGGTTCATAACGTCGTCCTCGACCAACGACTGTAGCTGCACAGAGACCACCTGCCTGCCAGACAAG GTGTGCGTGGTCGGTGGGGTGGTCCACCCAGTGGGGAGTGAGTGGGTGGAAGGATGTGAAAAGTGCAGCTGCACTCTGCTCCAGGACAAAGAGACGGACCTGCACATCGCTCAGTGCACCCCGCCTGTCTGTGATCGGACATGTCCTCGG GGCTCCACATACACTCCATCAAAAGGGCAGTGCTGTGGGAAGTGCACTCCGACCAGCTGTGTGGAGTCAAAGGGAGAGATGCGAGGAGACATGCTGATTGGTGGAAATCTCAGACAT gtggGTGAGGTGTGGCAGTCTCCACACGATAAGTGTGTGCTGCACGAGTGTGTGAGAGTCAAAGACGAAGTGTTCATATCTGCAGCCAACGtcagctgctctgctgtggaCACTCCATCCTGCCCACTGGGATCTGAACTACGCTGTGACATCATCGACTGCTGCCCCCACTGCCACTGTG CTCccatggatgtgtgtgtcctCAACAACACTGTGATAGGA gcaggcGAGAGGCTGATGGTggatgtgtgcacacactgtgtgtgcacagtggaAGACGGTGCagtgaggaaacacagagtGTCCTGCAGGAGAATCAGCTGTCCCACTTGCCCCATG GGTTACAGTttgcagaaggaggaggacgcTTGCTGTGGTCACTGTGTTGCCACTGCCTGCTTCATTTCAAAGCCAAATGGAGAAGTAATGAGTGTGCAG GTTAACAGCACTCATGAGGAGGGCTGCAACTTGTATACCTGTGGTGTAAACAGTAAAGGAGATCTTGTACTGCAGACCAGAGTGACCACCTGTCCTCCTTTCAACCGTCAAACCTGTCTGGATGAAGGC ggGAAAGTCAGTCATATTGGAACGACATGCTGTGAGATGT GCACAGAGCCACCGTGTAGGAAGACAGTGGGGACACTGAACTACATCAGAGTGGATGACTGCCAATCAGAGAACCAGATAGAGATGCACTACTGTGAG ggCAAATGCCACAGCAAGTCCATGTATTCCCTGGAGAGAGCTGCTGTggagcaggagtgtgtgtgctgttctGCCGTGGAGACAGAGCCCCTCAGCGTTCCTGTCCTGTGTGCCAACGGCACTCGGAGCCACCACACTGTCCTGTCAGTCAGTGCATGTGACTGTCTGTCCAAACACTGCACCTAG